One segment of Pasteurella skyensis DNA contains the following:
- the hrpA gene encoding ATP-dependent RNA helicase HrpA translates to MKTNSKKNLQKNKKIRPLSDEQKALMKELQKMTVSDSRRLSGRIRGLANIHKEETKQAVTSEIKNAISTAQAFFSHKKSLLQNLKITYPDLPVSSRRDEILKTIQENQVVVIAGETGSGKTTQLPKMCLELGRGVKGLIGHTQPRRIAARSVANRVAEELETEMGDIVGYKVRFNDQVSNNSLIKLMTDGILLAEIQTDRYLNQYDTLIIDEAHERSLNNDFILGYLKQILKKRPDLKVIITSATIDVERFSKHFNNAPIIEVSGRTYPVEVRYRPVLEEEDQDQLQGILNAVDELQAEGRGDILIFMNGEREIRDTADALEKQNLHLTEILPLYARLSSSEQQRIFHPSNLNRIILATNVAETSLTIPNIKYVIDTGTARISRYSYRTKVQRLPIEPISQASANQRKGRCGRISDGICIRLYSEDDFNSRPEFTDPEILRTNLAAVILQMTSLGLDDIGAFPFVDPPDSRNIQDGIKLLEELQAFQFRQTKYGQKRELTPIGRQLAQLPIDPRLARMVIAASQNGSLHEVMMIVSALSIQDPRERPQEKQQSADDKHRRFADKESDFLSFVNLWHFIRKNQKELTQNKFRRLCRQNYLNYLRVREWQDIYHQLRLTVRELKMPINTEPANYVQIHTALLTGLLSHIGMKEPEKMTYLGARNSHFSIFPSSSLFKKQPKWIMASELVETSKLWGRMVAKIEPEWIEPLALHLIKSNYSEPHWEKSKGAVIAAEKVTLYGLPIVAKRNVNFGGIDPVVSREIFIRSALVEGEWLNNYKFFKQNNRLIREVEDLEHKTRRRDILVDEETLFEFYDQRIGTEVVSSKHFDTWWKKASKKDPELLNFEKSFLINENANNVSELDFPNFWHQGNLKLKLSYQFEIGKEADGVTVHIPLPLLNQIEPQGFDWQIPGLRRELVIALIKSLPKATRRNFVPAPNYTEAFLAKAVPFEKPLLESLTYELRRMTGVSVDPELWNLEQLPAHLKITFRVINDKGKKIAESMNLDELKFMLKDKVQRSLSAVADDRIEQSGIHIWNFDQLPQFYEQKKRDFTVKAYPAIVDEKDAVGIKLFETEYEQQVAMQQGLRRLLLLNVPSPIKYLHEKLPNKAKLGLYFTPFGNVLSLIDDCIACAVDKLIEDFGGFAWNEDDFDKLKAYIRENLNEMTVDIAQQVEKILTLTFDLNKRLKGKLDFTMAFAMSDIKNQINHLIYPNFVTEMGYTKLANLQRYLTAIEKRLDKLGIDPNQDRAKMLRVEQVQNAYQQLLAKLPKSKAIPNEILEIRYMIEELRVSLFAQQLGTPYPISDKRILNLIREF, encoded by the coding sequence TCTACAAAAAAACAAAAAAATCCGACCGCTTAGTGATGAACAAAAAGCGTTAATGAAAGAGTTACAAAAAATGACGGTTAGCGATAGTCGTCGTTTAAGTGGTCGTATTCGTGGCTTAGCTAATATTCATAAAGAAGAAACCAAACAAGCGGTAACTTCTGAGATAAAAAATGCAATTTCCACAGCACAGGCTTTTTTTAGTCATAAAAAATCACTATTACAAAATCTGAAAATAACCTATCCTGATTTGCCTGTCAGCAGTCGTCGTGATGAAATCCTAAAAACCATTCAAGAAAATCAAGTTGTCGTTATCGCAGGGGAAACTGGCTCTGGGAAAACAACTCAGCTACCAAAAATGTGTTTGGAATTAGGGCGTGGTGTTAAAGGGTTAATCGGTCATACTCAGCCTCGCCGAATTGCGGCACGCTCAGTGGCAAATCGTGTTGCCGAAGAGTTAGAAACGGAGATGGGCGATATTGTTGGTTATAAAGTGCGTTTTAACGATCAAGTGAGTAATAACTCACTGATTAAATTAATGACGGATGGTATTCTGCTTGCGGAAATTCAAACGGATCGTTACCTAAATCAATACGACACGTTAATTATTGATGAAGCCCACGAACGCAGTCTGAATAATGATTTTATTTTAGGTTATTTAAAACAAATTCTAAAAAAACGCCCTGATTTAAAAGTGATTATTACCTCTGCGACCATTGACGTTGAGCGTTTTTCTAAGCACTTTAATAATGCACCGATTATTGAGGTGTCAGGCAGAACTTATCCTGTGGAAGTGCGTTATCGCCCTGTATTGGAAGAAGAGGATCAAGATCAGCTACAAGGTATTCTGAATGCAGTTGATGAATTGCAAGCGGAAGGGCGTGGCGATATTTTGATCTTTATGAACGGCGAGCGTGAAATTCGTGATACCGCTGACGCACTTGAAAAACAGAATTTACATCTAACCGAAATTTTGCCCCTTTATGCACGGTTATCATCAAGCGAACAGCAACGTATTTTTCACCCAAGTAATTTAAACCGCATTATTTTAGCGACCAACGTGGCGGAAACTTCTTTAACCATTCCGAATATTAAATATGTGATTGATACCGGAACGGCTCGCATTTCTCGTTATAGCTATCGCACCAAAGTGCAACGCTTACCGATTGAGCCGATTTCACAAGCCTCCGCCAATCAGCGTAAAGGACGTTGTGGGCGTATTAGTGACGGAATTTGTATTCGTCTATATTCCGAAGACGATTTCAATTCTCGCCCTGAATTTACTGATCCTGAAATTTTACGTACCAACTTAGCGGCGGTTATTTTGCAAATGACTTCGCTTGGCTTGGACGATATTGGGGCATTTCCTTTTGTCGATCCGCCAGATTCTCGCAATATCCAAGACGGGATTAAATTATTAGAAGAATTACAAGCATTTCAATTCCGCCAAACAAAATATGGGCAAAAGCGTGAACTTACACCTATCGGTCGTCAGCTCGCGCAGTTACCTATCGATCCTCGTTTAGCAAGAATGGTTATTGCGGCGAGTCAAAATGGATCATTACACGAAGTGATGATGATCGTTTCTGCACTTTCGATCCAAGATCCAAGAGAGCGCCCGCAAGAGAAACAGCAATCGGCAGATGATAAACATCGCCGTTTTGCGGATAAAGAATCGGATTTTCTCTCTTTTGTGAACCTGTGGCATTTTATCCGTAAAAATCAGAAAGAATTAACCCAAAATAAATTTAGACGTTTATGTCGTCAGAATTATTTAAACTATTTGCGTGTCCGTGAGTGGCAAGATATTTATCATCAACTGCGTTTAACGGTGCGTGAATTAAAAATGCCAATCAACACCGAACCTGCAAATTATGTACAAATTCACACCGCTTTATTGACAGGTTTACTGTCGCACATCGGTATGAAAGAGCCTGAAAAAATGACTTATTTGGGGGCGAGAAATTCCCATTTTTCAATCTTTCCAAGCTCCTCGCTATTCAAAAAGCAACCAAAATGGATTATGGCGTCGGAATTGGTAGAAACCTCAAAATTATGGGGGCGAATGGTCGCAAAAATCGAGCCAGAATGGATTGAGCCGTTAGCCTTGCACCTTATCAAATCCAATTACAGCGAACCTCATTGGGAAAAATCCAAAGGGGCAGTAATTGCCGCTGAAAAAGTCACCCTTTATGGATTGCCGATTGTGGCAAAACGTAATGTCAATTTTGGCGGTATTGATCCTGTTGTTAGCCGTGAAATTTTTATTCGTTCTGCGTTGGTCGAAGGTGAATGGCTGAATAATTACAAATTCTTCAAACAAAATAACCGCTTAATTCGAGAAGTCGAAGATTTAGAACACAAAACACGTCGTCGTGATATTTTGGTAGATGAAGAAACTTTGTTTGAATTTTATGATCAGCGTATCGGCACAGAAGTGGTATCGAGCAAGCATTTTGATACGTGGTGGAAAAAAGCCAGCAAAAAAGATCCTGAATTGCTGAATTTTGAAAAGTCCTTTTTGATCAACGAAAATGCCAATAATGTTAGTGAATTAGATTTTCCTAACTTTTGGCATCAAGGCAATCTCAAATTAAAATTAAGCTATCAATTTGAGATAGGTAAAGAAGCAGATGGTGTGACAGTTCATATTCCTCTACCACTATTAAACCAAATTGAACCACAAGGATTTGATTGGCAAATTCCGGGATTACGCCGTGAGCTTGTGATCGCCTTGATAAAATCACTCCCCAAAGCCACTCGCCGTAACTTCGTGCCTGCACCGAATTATACAGAGGCATTTTTAGCAAAAGCCGTGCCTTTTGAAAAGCCCTTGCTTGAAAGTCTAACCTACGAACTGCGTCGAATGACAGGCGTGAGTGTTGATCCTGAACTATGGAATTTAGAGCAACTTCCTGCTCACTTAAAAATAACCTTTAGAGTAATTAATGATAAAGGGAAAAAAATTGCCGAAAGTATGAATTTAGATGAATTAAAATTTATGCTGAAAGATAAAGTACAACGTAGCCTTTCTGCAGTGGCGGATGATCGTATTGAACAAAGTGGCATTCATATTTGGAATTTTGATCAACTTCCACAATTTTATGAGCAAAAGAAACGAGATTTTACCGTCAAAGCCTATCCAGCTATTGTTGATGAAAAAGATGCGGTAGGGATTAAATTGTTTGAAACGGAATACGAGCAACAAGTTGCAATGCAACAAGGTTTACGCCGTTTGTTACTGTTAAATGTGCCTTCACCGATTAAATATTTACACGAAAAACTGCCAAATAAAGCTAAACTTGGTTTGTATTTCACGCCTTTTGGCAATGTATTAAGTTTAATTGATGATTGTATTGCCTGTGCGGTGGATAAATTAATCGAAGACTTTGGCGGATTTGCGTGGAATGAAGATGATTTTGATAAACTCAAAGCGTATATTCGTGAAAATCTCAATGAAATGACGGTAGATATTGCCCAACAAGTCGAAAAAATCTTAACCTTAACCTTTGATTTAAACAAACGCTTAAAAGGTAAGTTAGATTTCACAATGGCGTTTGCAATGTCGGACATTAAAAACCAAATCAACCACTTAATTTACCCAAATTTTGTCACGGAAATGGGGTATACCAAACTTGCAAATTTACAACGTTATCTTACCGCTATAGAGAAGCGTTTAGACAAACTTGGTATCGATCCAAACCAAGATCGTGCCAAAATGTTACGTGTCGAACAGGTACA